In Novipirellula artificiosorum, the genomic window TTGGGGAACCCCCGGTCGAAGCGCCCAGCGAAGAAGCAGCCGCTCCAGCGGACGATCTGTTTGGCATGCCGGAGCCCGCCGCCGAAGCAAGTGAGCCCTCCGAATCCCGGATGACCATTGACGATTTGTTTGGTAGCAACGAGACGCAGAAAGGACACCACCAATTGGTCGTTTCGGAGAAGAGCGTTCCTGCGATGAAGTCGCTCTCAAACACTCGCTCGCGGGTTTGGATCGACGATACCGGCAGCTATCGTACGCAGGGTCGCTTGGTCGAGATCAATTTGGGCCACATCCGTTTGCTGAAGGCGAATGGCAAGACCTGCACGGTTCCCTATTCCCGGATGTGCAGCGCCGACAGTGCTTACGTCGCTTCGATTGAAAAGCAGATCGAGGCTTCGCGTGTGGCGATGTTGACCAGCCGTTAGTCGACGGCCCTGACACGAAAAATCAGATGACCGAGCGAGTATTTCAGAAAATGCTCGCTCGGTTTTTCGTGCACTTTCAAGAATTCCCGTTTTTGAGGGGATAGTCGCAGTACAATTCGAGAGGGTCGCCGTTGGGGGCTGGTGACGCGGGGCAGCGCGACCCTCGAACAGGACGCGCTCTGCAATCGCCCATTTTTTGGACGCACTTGATTGGCCAGCTCAGCGTCAGAAAATGGTGAGGGATACGGCCTTTGCATCACCTTTTCGAAACAGGGATCTTTATGCGGAAAGAACAAACCGATCTGCTGCGGCGGATGCCCGCATTTGGTGGACTACAGAACGAATCGATTGAATTGATCCTCTTTCACTCTCGTGAATGGGTGTTGGAGGCCAACGACTATTTTTTCCGGGAAGGCGAGCCTGGGGATTCCTTGTTTGTCATTGAAATTGGGACGGTCCTGATCCAAAGATCGTGGAAAGGTACGCCGATCGTTCTCGGCCGCTTGGCCGGCGGTGATTGCTTTGGCGAAATGTCCTTGATTGATTTTCAAAAACGTTCGGCATCGGTGATTGCCGAATCGAGCTGTCAAGCGATCGAAGTACCCAGTAAATCACTGCGTTCGCTTTTTCAGCATGATCTCGAGCAATATGCGATGATCATGATGAATCTCGGGCGTGAAGTGAGCCGCCGATTGCGAGCCGCTGATGAATGTTTGTTCCAACTTCAACAGGATCCTACGATGGCGATTGAGTCGCGGGTTGCGACTTGATCGGGCGAGTTGCATTCTGGTTTCGCAGTTTCGTGGCTTGCCAAGCGGCTTTTTCGGTTTGAATGCGAATCTCAGGCTTCCCTGTCAGTGGCCAATTGGGGTCGGATTGATGAGCGGATGCCATAATCCTCTTGGCCTGCTCCTCTTGCTGCGGATGCTCCTTCGCTATGTCCCGCGTTTCCGCCACATCGGATCGCAAATCGTAGAGTTCGATCGCGGAATGAGAACCATGCTTCACGGCTTTCCAATCACCGAAACGGCACGCCTGGATCGGTTGATTCTCATGCAATTCCCAGTAAAAGTAATCGCGCTGAGGGGCATTGCCACCTTTCAGAAATTCGACGATCGATTGACCGTCGGTGGTGGTCCGGTTGTCGAGCTCGACGTTGGCCAGTTCGGCGGCGGTCGGTAAGAAATCCCAGAAAGCCCACGGCTGATCAGTCACGCGTCCCGCCGGGACGGTGCCGGGCCACCACGTGATCGCCGCTTGCCGAAGGGCCCCTTCGTAGAGGCCACGTTTGTAGCCGCGGAGTCCATTGCTGGCCTGCTTGAACAACACGCCCATCTCGCTGTCCGGCTCGAATGACGATCCATTGTCGCCACTGAAAATGACGAGAGTCTTTTCGGCGATTCCTCGATCGTTCAACGTATCGAGCAACTCGCCCATGTCACGGTCAAGGCGAGTGATCTGAGCCGCGTAGGCCTTTTGTCTTGCCGGCCAAGGTTTGTCTTTATACTCGCCAAGTGAATCAATCTCATGTCGCCCATGCGGCAGGGTGACCGCGTAAAACAAGAAGAAGGGCCCCGAGTCATGC contains:
- a CDS encoding Crp/Fnr family transcriptional regulator, with amino-acid sequence MHHLFETGIFMRKEQTDLLRRMPAFGGLQNESIELILFHSREWVLEANDYFFREGEPGDSLFVIEIGTVLIQRSWKGTPIVLGRLAGGDCFGEMSLIDFQKRSASVIAESSCQAIEVPSKSLRSLFQHDLEQYAMIMMNLGREVSRRLRAADECLFQLQQDPTMAIESRVAT
- a CDS encoding arylsulfatase; this translates as MSSLPQTFFCLLAVFPLATHASDAKPNLIFVLSDDVAQGDLGCYGQELIATPNLDRMAEQGTRYLSAYSGTSVCAPSRSSLMTGLHCGHCPVRGNYEVPPEGQLPLPAETTTVAEVLQSAGYSTACCGKWGMGFFDTSGSPMKKGFDHFFGYNCQREAHSYFPRYLYNNDKKIWLEGNNGVDVGETYSQALIQKDAMDWIREHDSGPFFLFYAVTLPHGRHEIDSLGEYKDKPWPARQKAYAAQITRLDRDMGELLDTLNDRGIAEKTLVIFSGDNGSSFEPDSEMGVLFKQASNGLRGYKRGLYEGALRQAAITWWPGTVPAGRVTDQPWAFWDFLPTAAELANVELDNRTTTDGQSIVEFLKGGNAPQRDYFYWELHENQPIQACRFGDWKAVKHGSHSAIELYDLRSDVAETRDIAKEHPQQEEQAKRIMASAHQSDPNWPLTGKPEIRIQTEKAAWQATKLRNQNATRPIKSQPATQSPS